The genomic region AGCCGGACGCCGTTGCGGCTGAGCACCGGCGGCAGCGCGGGCTGGCTGCGCCGCCCCAGCGCCCGCACCCTGGCCAGCAGCTCCGGGTACTCGAACGGTTTGGTCAGGTAGTCGTCCGCGCCGAGCTGGAGACCGTCCACCTTGTCCTCCAGCGATCCGGCCGCGGTGAGCATCAGCACCTTGGTCCGGCTGCCCTGGTTGGCAAGTTCCGCGCACACGTCGTCGCCGTGCCTGCCGGGCAGGTCGCGGTCGAGCACCAGCACGTCGTAGTCGTGCACGGCCAGTCGTTCCTGCGCGGACAGGCCGTCGAACACCACGTCCACCGCCATCGCCTCGGCCCGCAGCCCGGAGGCCACCAGCTCGGCCAGCACGACCTCGTCCTCGGCCACCAGAACCCGCATGTCACCGAGTATGCGCGGGCCGGGGGTTTCCGGAATGTTTCCGTCGGCGGAGAGCCTCCGGAAACACCCGTCCGCGTAGACCTGGCGGCACAACGCCGGGCCGACCGGTCC from Crossiella sp. CA-258035 harbors:
- a CDS encoding response regulator transcription factor, with product MRVLVAEDEVVLAELVASGLRAEAMAVDVVFDGLSAQERLAVHDYDVLVLDRDLPGRHGDDVCAELANQGSRTKVLMLTAAGSLEDKVDGLQLGADDYLTKPFEYPELLARVRALGRRSQPALPPVLSRNGVRLDTANRLVSRDGRRIDLSPKEFAVLSVLLRAQGAVVSSERLLELAWDEHADPFTNAVRVAMSKLRAKLGEPPVIETVPGAGYRI